One region of Cinclus cinclus chromosome 1, bCinCin1.1, whole genome shotgun sequence genomic DNA includes:
- the LOC134045367 gene encoding leukocyte elastase inhibitor-like, with the protein MESLCAANTTFALDLLRKLCEKKSGQNVFFSPFSISSALSMVLLGSRGSTEAQIGKVLSLNNSRDAHNGYQSLLSEINDPNTKYILRTANRLYGEKTFDFLASFIESSQKSYHAGLEQMDFLHAWEDARKQINGWVEERTEGKIQNLLAEGILNSLTRLVLVNAIYFKGSWEKPFWRQSTRERPFQINKNETRPVQMMFKEANFNMTYIGDLQTKILELPYVGNELSMIILLPDAIEDGSTGLERLERELTYEKLMGWIRPERMKSTNVRVSFPRFKLEEDYNLKPVLSSMGMPDAFESGKADFSGISSGKELVLSEVIHKSFVEVNEEGTEAAAATVLVANCCAIMRIPDFTADHPFLFFIRHNKSHSILFCGRFCCP; encoded by the exons ATGGAAAGCCTCTGTGCAGCAAACACCACTTTTGCACTGGACCTGTTAAGAAAGCTGTGTGAGAAGAAGAGTGGGCAGAATGTGTTCTTTTCACCATTTagtatttcttctgctttgtctATGGTTTTGCTGGGTTCCAGAGGTAGCACTGAAGCCCAAATAGGAAAG GTGCTTTCTCTGAACAATTCTCGGGATGCTCACAATGGGTATCAATCCCTTCTCTCTGAAATTAACGATCCAAACACCAAATACATCCTGAGAACTGCAAACCGCCTCTATGGAGAAAAGACATTTGATTTCCTTGCA TCTTTTATAGAGTCTAGTCAGAAATCCTACCATGCTGGCCTGGAACAGATGGACTTCCTGCATGCTTGGGAAGATGCCAGGAAACAAATTAATGGCTGGGTAGAGGAAAGGACTGAAG GTAAAATTCAGAACCTGCTGGCAGAGGGGATTCTGAATTCTCTGACCAGGCTTGTGTTGGTGAATGCCATCTATTTCAAAGGCAGCTGGGAAAAGCCTTTCTGGAGACAGAGTACTAGAGAAAGGCCATTCCAAATTAATAAG AATGAAACCAGACCTGTGCAGATGATGTTCAAGGAGGCAAATTTTAACATGACCTACATTGGGGACTTACAGACCAAAATCCTTGAGCTGCCCTATGTAGGTAATGAACTGAGCATGATCATCCTGCTCCCTGATGCAATCGAGGATGGATCCACAGGCTTGGAAAGA ctggaaAGAGAACTTACATATGAGAAGCTGATGGGTTGGATCAGACCTGAAAGGATGAAATCTACAAATGTGAGGGTATCCTTTCCCAGatttaaactggaagaagatTACAATCTTAAACCTGTTCTGAGCAGCATGGGAATGCCTGATGCATTTGAGTCAGGGAAGGCAGACTTCTCAGGAATCTCATCTGGCAAGGAGCTGGTGCTCTCTGAAGTGATTCACAAGTCCTTTGTGGAAGTCAATGAAGAAGGcactgaagcagctgctgccactgtgCTGGTTGCGAATTGCTGTGCAATTATGAGAATTCCGGATTTCACTGCTGATCAtcccttcctcttcttcatccgGCACAACAAAAGTCACAGTATTTTGTTCTGTGGCAGATTTTGCTGTCCCTAA
- the LOC134045238 gene encoding serpin B6-like: protein MESLCAANTTFALDLLRKLCEKKSGQNVFFSPFSISSALSMVLLGSRGSTEAQIGKVLSLNNSRDAHNGYQSLLSEINDPNTKYILRTANRLYGEKTFDFLASFIESSQKSYHAGLEQMDFLHAWEDARKQINGWVEERTEGKIQNLLAEGILNSLTRLVLVNAIYFKGSWEEQFNKQSTRERPFQINKNETRPVQMMFKEANFNMTYIGDLQTKILELPYVGNELSMIILLPDAIEDGSTGLERLERELTYEKLIDWIRPEMMDSTKVRVSLPRFKLEENYDLKPLLSSMGMPDAFESGKADFSGISSGKELVLSEVVHKSFVEVNEEGTEAAAATAAVMMMRCAMIVPDFTADHPFLFFIRHNKSHSILFCGRFCCP from the exons ATGGAAAGCCTCTGTGCAGCAAACACCACTTTTGCACTGGACCTGTTAAGAAAGCTGTGTGAGAAGAAGAGTGGGCAGAATGTGTTCTTTTCACCATTTagtatttcttctgctttgtctATGGTTTTGCTGGGTTCCAGAGGTAGCACTGAAGCCCAAATAGGAAAG GTGCTTTCTCTGAACAATTCTCGGGATGCTCACAATGGGTATCAATCCCTTCTCTCTGAAATTAACGATCCAAACACCAAATACATCCTGAGAACTGCAAACCGCCTCTATGGAGAAAAGACATTTGATTTCCTTGCA TCTTTTATAGAGTCGAGTCAGAAATCCTACCATGCTGGCCTGGAACAGATGGACTTCCTGCATGCTTGGGAAGATGCCAGGAAACAAATCAATGGCTGGGTAGAGGAAAGGACTGAAG GTAAAATTCAGAACCTGCTGGCAGAGGGGATTCTGAATTCTCTGACCAGGCTTGTGTTGGTGAATGCCATCTATTTCAAAGGCAGCTGGGAAGAGCAGTTCAACAAACAGAGTACTAGAGAAAGGCCATTCCAAATTAATAAG AATGAAACCAGACCTGTGCAGATGATGTTCAAGGAGGCAAATTTTAACATGACCTACATTGGGGACTTACAGACCAAAATCCTTGAGCTGCCCTATGTAGGTAATGAACTGAGCATGATCATCCTGCTCCCTGATGCAATCGAGGATGGATCCACAGGCTTGGAAAGA ctggaaaGAGAACTTACATATGAGAAGCTAATAGATTGGATCAGACCTGAAATGATGGACTCTACAAAGGTGAGGGTGTCTTTACCCAGatttaaactggaagaaaattatGATCTGAAGCCCCTTCTGAGCAGCATGGGAATGCCTGATGCATTTGAGTCAGGGAAGGCAGACTTCTCAGGAATCTCATCTGGCAAGGAGCTGGTGCTCTCTGAAGTGGTTCACAAGTCCTTTGTGGAAGTCAATGAAGAAGGcactgaagcagctgctgccacagctgcagtgatgaTGATGCGCTGTGCAATGATTGTTCCGGATTTCACTGCTGATCAtcccttcctcttcttcatccgGCACAACAAAAGTCACAGTATTTTGTTCTGTGGCAGATTTTGCTGTCCCTAA